The Streptomyces sp. NBC_00224 genome has a window encoding:
- a CDS encoding MbtH family protein, with product MPSPFEPRGEDEPSHLVLVNAAGEHSLWPAFAAVPAGWDATGPAAAHRACLARLARADRHPSPETPSGATT from the coding sequence GTGCCAAGTCCGTTCGAGCCCCGCGGCGAGGACGAGCCGTCGCACCTGGTGCTCGTCAACGCGGCGGGAGAGCACTCCCTGTGGCCCGCCTTCGCCGCCGTACCGGCCGGATGGGACGCCACCGGACCCGCCGCCGCCCACCGTGCCTGCCTCGCCCGCCTGGCGCGGGCCGACCGCCACCCGTCCCCCGAGACACCCTCAGGAGCCACCACGTGA
- the ccrA gene encoding crotonyl-CoA carboxylase/reductase: MYASLIRPERYGQPIDAFRTEVVDVPPVGPGQVLIKVMAAGVNYNNVWASLGDPVDVIAARQKRGAVEDFHIGGSDASGIVWAVGEGVRLKPGDEIVLLASVWDESAEDIRLGADPCTSSSQSVWGYEENYGSFAQFAVVDEYQCHPKPKRLSWAAAACYMATAATAYRQLFGWEPHTVRPGDVVLIWGGAGGLGCMAIQLVRQRGGIPIAVVSSDERGEYCVELGAKGYINRRDFDHWGRLPDTSDDEAMARWLKGARAFGRRFWEVLGERRAPRIVLEHSGADTIPTSMYLCDNAGMVVICGGTTGYNGDVDLRFLWMRQKRLQGSHVSNAREAREVTTLIDQGLLDPCLSLTLGFEEIGKAHQLIHDNQHPAGNMAVLVNAKA; this comes from the coding sequence ATGTACGCCTCGCTCATCCGGCCCGAGCGCTACGGGCAGCCCATCGACGCCTTCCGTACCGAGGTCGTGGACGTGCCCCCGGTCGGGCCCGGCCAGGTCCTCATCAAGGTGATGGCGGCGGGCGTCAACTACAACAACGTATGGGCCTCGCTCGGCGACCCCGTCGACGTCATAGCCGCCCGGCAGAAGCGCGGCGCCGTCGAGGACTTCCACATCGGCGGCTCCGACGCGTCCGGCATCGTGTGGGCGGTCGGCGAGGGTGTGCGGCTCAAGCCCGGCGACGAGATCGTGCTGCTCGCCAGTGTGTGGGACGAGAGCGCCGAGGACATCCGGCTCGGCGCCGACCCCTGCACCTCGTCCTCGCAGAGCGTGTGGGGGTACGAGGAGAACTACGGGTCGTTCGCCCAGTTCGCCGTCGTCGACGAGTACCAGTGCCACCCCAAGCCCAAGCGGCTCTCCTGGGCGGCGGCCGCCTGCTACATGGCGACCGCCGCCACCGCCTACCGGCAGCTCTTCGGCTGGGAGCCGCACACCGTGCGCCCCGGTGACGTGGTGCTGATCTGGGGCGGGGCGGGCGGCCTGGGCTGTATGGCGATCCAGTTGGTGCGGCAGCGCGGCGGCATCCCCATCGCGGTGGTGTCCAGCGACGAACGCGGCGAGTACTGCGTGGAGTTGGGCGCCAAGGGCTACATCAACCGCCGCGACTTCGACCACTGGGGCCGGCTGCCCGACACCTCCGACGACGAGGCGATGGCCCGGTGGCTCAAGGGCGCCCGCGCCTTCGGCCGCCGCTTCTGGGAGGTCCTCGGTGAGCGCCGGGCCCCCAGGATCGTCCTGGAGCACTCCGGCGCCGACACCATCCCGACCTCCATGTACCTGTGCGACAACGCGGGCATGGTCGTCATCTGCGGCGGCACCACCGGCTACAACGGCGATGTGGACCTGCGCTTCCTGTGGATGCGCCAGAAGCGGCTGCAGGGCTCCCACGTATCCAACGCCCGCGAGGCCCGCGAGGTGACCACGCTCATCGACCAGGGCCTGCTGGACCCGTGCCTGTCGCTCACCCTCGGCTTCGAGGAGATCGGCAAGGCCCACCAGCTGATCCACGACAACCAGCACCCGGCGGGCAACATGGCGGTTCTGGTCAACGCGAAGGCATAG